The genomic DNA CTAGAGAGGATGAAGAGAACAACGTTAAGTATGCACGCTACTTAGTGGATCGTTATGTTGTCGATAATACAGATGATGTCGATGTAGCGGTGTATACCAGTATATGTGAGTACAAGGATGGTTGTGTACAAGCAAGTGGTGAGCTCGCACCGTTCAGCGACTTTGTGGTGAGGGCGACGGCCAAATACACGTCTTGGATTGCATACGAAGACGTGAATTTAAAGCCTGAGTTTTCAGTCAGTGGCCGAGCTGTGACGCGCAAATATCTTCCTCAGCCAGTAGACGTTTACTTTATTGGTGACTTCAGTGGTTCTATGGGTAACCCATGGAAGAACGGAAAAATGAAGTTAGATGTCGTGAAAGAAACCATTAAGCGAGTCGTCGATGACATTGAGGAGTTTAATTCGGAGGAAAAAAGCCGAGTTGCTTTGCTCGGGTACAACCCGCTCCATGTTAAACAATCTGACGAGATAGTAAGACTTAACGCTTATGGCTATCGTGCTTCATGGCGAAAGAAACATGCTTATGACTACGCTCGGAACTCTCCTGCGACAACGGTTAGACGAATGTTTGATGAACCAACCTTGTATAACGAGATTATAGAGCCATCGCATGGAATGAGTCGATACGAAGTAGAGCGACTTTATAAGCGAAACAATGATTTTGATGATTACTTCAAGTTTTACGATATTCCACTGACTGAGGATTATGACAATTTTCGAGCTCAGTTAATGAGTGCTCAGTTGAAAGCTGGTGGAGGTACCTCTTCTTGGAACGGAATCATTGCTGCAGCACAAGAAGCCAATAAGGCGACTAACCTTAACCCTGAACAGGTGTTTATTGTGTTATCCGATGGTAGCGATAGCGACGAAACCTACTTACAGAAATTGGTGGATCGGGGGTTATGTAAAAAGCTGCGCTCAACCATTTCAGCTAAAAGAAATCGTTTCCAGAGTAATGCACCAACTGAAGCTGAGAAAACAAAAGTGACAATGGGTGTTATTGGTATCAACTATCGCGTCCAAGCAAGTGATGGCTTTGGAGACTGCTTCGGCAAGAAAAACATTTATCACGCCAAAGATGGTGAAGATGTGTACAAGTATATTTTGAATTTGATTAATGAAGAAACAGGAAAACTTAAGGATTAAAATGAGATACATAGTGATTATTTCTATGATGCTGCTCTCTCCAGTTGGCTATGCGAATTGCTTGGGCAATGTCGATGAATATATAACATCGACCAAGTTGGTCTCTTCTCATTTTGTGACGACTCAAGTAACGGGTAGATTGTTAGAGCGTGATGAAATACCGCAGAATGAGCTACTCAATAAAGAGAGTGAGGTGATCCAAATCGCGGCTCAAGACGATGTGTGTTTCTATGACAAAGCGACACAATCTCTAGTACTTAATTATCCAATCAACGTGTATAAGTTGGATGAAAGTCATAAACAAGTACTGGAACAATACCTAAGCTTAGTCGACGATAAATCAAAGATTTTTATTGAAGGCCATGCTGACAGTCTTGGTAGTGAAAGCTACAACAAAGCGCTTTCATCACGTCGTGCGGGGCAAGTGACTAGCTATTTGAAGGAAGATCTTCGCCAAGGAACTCGCATCGTTGAATATGCGTATGGCGAAAGCGCACCCATTTGTAAGGTTGCGGACAACAAGGCAACAGGTTGCAATCGACGAGTTGTCATCACCGTTAAGTCATAATGGGCTTTGTTTTCATTGTCTGTGTTTTTATTCTCTGGGCTGCAGCCTTGAGTGGTGTATAACGAAACTCAAATAAAACAAAAGGGAGCCAATTTTGGCTCCCTTTTTAGTCTTATTATATCTGTGAATCACTACACCGCTAAGCAACTAAACCATAGGTTCTGGTTGATCTTGAATTGACTCTGAGGGAGTAAGATATTCGCACAGCTCTTCGTATGGGATAGGGCGTGAGAAGTAGTAGCCTTGCATCAAATCACAGCCGCAAGCTTTGAGGATAGCAAAGTGTTCGCTTGATTCCACACCTTCCGCTAACACCACCATTCCGAAGTTCTTACCGATAGCAATGATGTTTTGCACCATGGTTAGCGACTGCTGGTCTACTGCAATATTCTCAATGAAGCTTTTATCGATTTTAAGCTCGTCGATAGGCAGTGCTTTCAACATACTCAATGATGAATAGCCAGTACCGAAATCATCTAAAGAGATCTTAATGTGGTTCTGTTTGAGGCCTTCGAAAATTGGTTTCACTAACGTGACATCTTCAATGAACAAGCTTTCAGTGATTTCTAGTGTCAAACAGCTTGGTGAGAACTGGTATTTCTCAAGCGTGGCTAACAGGTGTTCAGAGAACGATTTATGAGAGAACTGGCGCACCGAGATGTTGATCGATAACCCGATCTCTTGCTCGGTCGTTCTATGCAAATGAGCGATTTGCATGATACTTGACTCGATTATAAACGTGCCGAGTTTATGCATTAAGCCAGTGCTCTCCGCGACGGGGATAAACACATCGGGAGGAACAAAACCTAACTCGTCATCAACCCAGCGCACAAGAGCCTCAACACCGTCAATACTCTCATCTGTCCGTACTAAAGGTTGGAAAGCCATGAATAGTGTTTGCTTCTCGATAGCAATACGCAGCCTTTGTTCGACTTTCATCTTGTAGAGGTGAGCGTCTTGCATTGCTGTAGTGAAAATGCTGTATGAGTTTTGCTGCTGTTTGGCTTTGTACATTGAGATGTCCGCAGAGCGAAGCAGGCTATCAAGGTCTTTACCATGCTCAGGGAAACGTGCAATTCCGATGCTACAGCCTAATAGGAATTGAGAGTTTTGCACTTCATAGGGTTGAGATAGCACCTCAATGATACGCTCTGCGAGTCGTTTAATTTCAGACTCACTGGTTATTGGAGTTAAAAACAGAAACTCGTCGCTCGATTCACGCACCAAGAGGCTCAATCGAGAGCGGAATCGCATTAAACGCAGCGCTATTTGTTTAAGAACCTTGTCACCAAAATCATGCCCGTGCGTATCGTTGACGCATTTAAAGTTATCGATATCGATGAACAGCAGTGAGAATTGCTCTGACTCACTTGCCACCCATTTATCGATGTTCTTACGCATGTATAAACGGTTTGGCAGTGTTGTGAGAGGGTCGTGGTTCGCTTGGTAGATAAGTTGACTACGAGTGCGCTGCTCATTCTTCGCAATAGACTTAACCAAAATGTAGAAACCACACTGGATCAAAATAAAAATAATGAAAAGAATGCCAAATTCTTCGATAAAGACGGTATCGACGTGTGCGAGGTCGGTGCGACCAACGACCCAAAGTTTATAATCCGGCAGGTACTTAGCGCTCAGTAGAGAGTGGAATTTATTATCACTGACAACAAATGAGTAGGTCTCTTTTCCCGTTTTCGCTTCTTGTACAGTAGCGCTGACTTGCTCTGAAAAGTTAACGCTCACGCGCTGAAGCAGGTCGCTGTCTACTGGTTTGAGGTAAGCATCAAGAGACTCGATGTCACTAGAAAAGAACTGACGGTACTTATCTTGTCGTAACAAGGTCAGTGTGTTGTAACTGCCAGCATGCGCGTTGTTTTCAAATACTATGGTGCTATCTAAACGTAATCCCGCGGTCATCACGGCATCAATGCTATTACCATCCACTGAAATCGATTTTCTTAACGGAATAACTAGGGTATCTAGGGACTTTTGAAAATAGGTTCGCCCTAAAACCATCCTGTCACTTGAAAGCGCTTCTAGAAAGGAATCTCGAGTTTGTGGAAGCTCAAGTAAGTTGTCTTGGTCTGCCAGTTTGAGGTTTGAGCTAACAGATAAGTAATCGCCCTGTGTGTTAAGCAAGCCAAATGCAGCAATCGCTGGATGAGTCTCAAGCAATTTATCCAATATTGGACGAATTTGAATAGCGGCAGTACGAGTGAAGTCAGACTGTTGAGCCAGTTGGTGTCCAACGACTTCTAAGAGTGCCTCTTGGCTTGTGAGTAGTGAACTGACCGAGCTCGAAAACAGCTCGACTTGAATATGCTGCTGCTCAATGAAGTCTTCTCTATTGGCTTGCCATTTTGTTACACCTAGCACAGTGAAAAGTATCAAGGTGAGCAGTACGACTAGAGCGTACAGCGACCAGATATTTTTCTTAAATAGAGCCATGGAATGCCTTTTTGGGTTACGACTTTGAACAGAGTGCACGAGACAAACTATTGAGCGCCAATATGATGTATTAAGCTTGTAAGACACATCGATAATGACTAATGATTAAATAGTGTAACGACTAGGTATCGGGATTCTTGAGTAAAAAATTAACATTTATATCAACAATAATGGTTAGTGTTTGATTAATAGAATTTTATTGTTGGCTCATTGCTGAGAGTTTAGCCGAGAGCCGTTACGATATAATAACAAAGTGCTTACCCATGTTAGGAGTAAGCTCATTATGCATGCGGAGTATATTCTAATAGTGGCAGTAAGCGAAGTTGAATTACTGCTTTGTTACGGCGATGGGCAGGCTTTCGTTCGCGCCCCATTCTGTCCATGAGCCATCGTAAATTCCCATTTCATCCGAGTATCCCGCCAATTTTGCGGCTAATAAAATGATGCAGGCAGTCACACCTGAACCACAGCTAAAGAACATTGGTTGAGTTGGCGCTAAGTCCAGCGTAGAAAAGATTTCTACAAGCTCGCTCTGTGGTTTCAACTTACCATTGTTCAGCACTTGTGCGAATGGTAGACAAACTGAGTTTGGGATATGCCCGCTGCGTAATCCAGCTCTTGGCTCAGGCACTTCTGAATCGAAACGAGCTTGAGATCGTGCATCTAGAATATTGGCACTCTTGTTCTCTGAATAGCTTAGGACTTGCTTGGCATCTACAAAGTAGTTGTCTTGAATGTTGCCTTCGAAATTGCCCAGCGTGACTTCAGCTCTGTACGATGTGTCTGTTGCGTAACCCGCATCAATCCATGCAGGTAAGCCGCCATCTAAGATGTAAACATCCTGATGTCCCATTGCCATAAACATCCACCAAGCGCGAGGCGAAGCGAAAGTACCCGAGTTATCGTAAACCACAATGGTGCTGTCTTGGTTGATACCAATTTCACGTGCACGAGTGTTGAAGTGTTTTTCGGAAGGGAACATGTGAGGGAGTAGGGTATGTTTGTTGCTGAAGTCTTTGTCGTAGTCGAAACGAATTGCCCCAGGAATCATTTTTCCTTTGATCTTTTCAGACTCACTTGGAATTTGAAATTCGATACTGGCGTCTAAGATGATGATGTTGTCTTGCTCTAACAAACGTTGTTGAAGTTGTTCTGGTGAAATGAGTGGCTGATTCATTCTTATTGTATCCATTCTTGTTGTAGTTATAGCTGTTGTTATATGACGGCTAAGGTGCAGCTCTACAGTGGATAAACTGATAGCTGCTTTGTCCGGTGATTTGGTTACTTAATGTATCAAGCGAGACCACAGAATCAATAGGGCAGTCTGTGGTCGGCGCAATGGATACGCGAAATACACTGTTGTCTTGAGTTTGAACCGTAAGATACCGCCTGTGTCCATCTAATGACTGAGTGAGTGTATTCGAAATCACTTTGGCTTCAATGCGCTGCCCAGTTTGTGAAGTCAGTGGAAAGTAAGCAAGAGCAACTAATACGCCTACACCGCACATTAAGATAAATAGACCTAGTTTTAACTGTTTCATGAGAGTAAGTCTTTGAAGGTTATCTTGAAAATATAAGTTAGATTCGAAGTAAAGTGAATGAACTCTAATCAGATAATTTTCATTGTTATTGGTTTGGAGCGATCAAAAAAGTGAGCATTGCTGCTCACTTTTGGTTGTGGATATTCGAAGCTAAACTTTCATTACCACACGATCTGAGAGTTGCTGCTCGATACTACTTTTTGTAGAGGTGGCTGTCCGTCGTAAAACCAAATCTCAACGAGAAGTGAATCGTGGCTGACTGGGCTCGCGAAATTAGAGGCGAACACACCATTGTTTAATGACCCTGCAATCACTTTGCTTGAGTAGTCTGGTTTCAATGTCGAGTCGTCACGAGTACTAAAACGGCTATACACGGTAACAAATGAACGGCCTGTTGAAATACTACTGATATCGATGTCGATATCAAACTGCTCTACAGAGCTGTAATCAAAACCATCGGGTACCACTAAATCACTCATAGTATAAGTTGGTTCCGCTGCTGCACTGGCTACTGGAGACGGTGATGGCGTTGCAGTTACTGGCGTTGCAGGTGTCGCCGGTGATGATGGTGAAGGAGAAGCCGTGCTGCCCCCACCGCCACCTCCGCCCCCACCACAACCTGCTAGTAGGAGTGGGGCTGTAGCTAAAACTACGGTCATTGTTTTCTTTATGTTCCAAGAGCTTTGTGCAGACATATTATTTTCCTTAGAGAGGTTGCTTCTCAACTCAACGTTATGATGTTCGCGATTATGTTTATCTTTGATACTCATGACGTCTCTCCTTATGGCTCGTAACATTGGTTGTCTGCTGGTGATGTGTACCAAGTTTGGTTATTGTCACCACCTGACTCTGCCCATTGCTTAAACTCTGGGTAAGCAGTTACGATATCCACGTATTCTTGTGGCCATTCCCACTCTTCTGTTGACGTGATAATCAGTGCCCAAGGGTGGTTTTCTGCTGTTTTGAAATATTTACCTGTTGCCGGGTCGCTATCGTCAACACCGATTCCGGAATCAAATAGGTTCACTGTGTCAAAGGCCTCGGTTGGTGCTTGGTCTGGCAAGTGAACTTCCCAACTACGTCCTGGGTGCATCGGTAGGTTGTCGCCGTGATAGTAGCCCGGTGTTGCAAAAATGAAGGGGTCGTAAGGCATGTCTGTCCACGACGCAGTATTCACACCGTCGCCTGATAAGTTGATACCGATTTGGAATGCGAACTGTTCATCTTCTTTACAAGCGTTGCTTGTACGGTAGAAGGCGCATGAAGTATTCGCTTTTTCAGACAAGTCTTCAGCGGCGATAAAGATAGCTTCACTACGACCGTCTTCCATACCTAAATCGGTGAATACGCCATTGTGTTTCATGTATGAGTTAACGGTATCTACCGAGCTTGGTGCAAGGTTTGGTAGGCGAATCGCAAAGCCATTTTTGTAGGTTGCCCCCACAGCCGCTAGGCGACCATCGATGGTAGACTTAACAACCTTACCGTCTTTTAAGATCTCAGTGATGCGATACATGATAACGGCATCATTCATGTCATAGTCGGCTTTATAAGGCCAATTGTCTTCATACGCTAGGGTGGCGTAGCCAGAAGCACTTGGGAAGTAACGAGCCGTTGCGCCATCATTAAGAACATCGATTTGAATATCGACCACCTCACCAGAGGTAGAACCACCAAAGTAGCTCAGGTTAGTTTGTTGGCTGAATCTGAATCGAGCCCAAGTGGTACCCGTTAAGGCATTAATATCGACATTTAAGAATAATTCGTTCTCACCGGCCGCCAATAAATAATCGGTAAAGACTTGTTCGTTGGCGCCGTCGAAGCTGCCGTCTTGGTTCCAATCTATCCAAGCTGAAAGGTAACCTGTTGTTGAAGCTTCAATAACAACTTTTGAGTCCAATCCGGCTTCAAGTCCTGTAACGAAGCCGATACCACCGTTAACCCATTCGTCATCAATACCGACGCTTTCATCGGATTGTGGAGAAACGTACCCATCCAGATCTGCATCTGGTGCATCTGTCCCTAGCCATGTAACACCATCAAGCTCATGTCGAGGACCATTACTCGCTAGTAGAGTTAGGTAGCTGTCTGGCGCGTCACCGAAGTCGATGTTTGAATCTTCATCAACAACAGGTGCGTTGGCACAACGAGCACCATCGTTTTGACCAGAAGCTGGGCCATTCGAAACAAATTCAACGGCTGGAACAATACCTGCCGCGATATTGGCAGCGTTGTCTGGAGACAGGTTGATACGGTAAATTTTACCGTCTTGATTTCGCGATACGTAGTAGTAGCCATTGACATCAAAATAGCCAGCACCGAACGTACCTAACTCGCCGGTGTCGCCGATGTAGGTCTCGGCACCAGTTGTAGGGTTGAAGCTGTATAAGCCACCAGAGTTATTATCGATACCATATAGAGAGCCATCGCTTGGGTGGAAAGCGAAATCAGTTAATTTCACTGTTGCTGGGCTGCCTGCGATTTTGTTAACGGTAACTGTCGCATTTGGATCAGAATCTAAAGGTGATAGATCAACCGTGAAGAGCCCTTTACCTGTGCGGTACAGGTAGTAAACATGATCGTAAACGTCACCCACATAGAAGGTATGGTCTGTTGGCAGTCCACTGGTGTTGATGACTTCTGCTTGGAAATCCTTGCCTAGGCGCACCAAACGTTTGTTGGTGGTGTCATAACCGTATATGTATCTGTCTTCGAAATCAAAACCGACACCGTTAATGTTAGCGTTCATCCCCGTGTCGTCTTCGAGAAGGGTCGTTGAACCAGTCACTAGATTAACGCCCCAAACTTGCACAGGGGTGGATTGAAAAAGGTATGCCTTACTCGGGCAAGTATCGAATGGCGCTGCGTTGGCGACTAGGGGTGCACTTAATAGCAAACTTAACGTTGTAATTCTCATATCTACATCCTTGTGATGGAAGGTCTAGATACTTGATCAAGTAATGTGCCATTTTTAAGTTGTTGATTTTAATGCTTTTTATTTTTGATAATTCAAGTTTTTGTTGTTTTCTCAAAATGAGAATTCAAATGAAACTAATCTCTTAATAACTATTTCAATTTGATAACCTTGAGTAGAAGCTAAACTTCAGACATAAAAAAGCCCTGACTTATCGTCAAGGCTTAGGCTCTCGATAGGGGGATATGGTTTAGTCTATCCACACACCGAACAATTAGGCATCTTCATTAAATTCATTTCACGCCAGCTATGAGACATGGCGTCGAGAATCAAAAGCTTACCTTGTTTTGGCTGTCCAAACTTAGCGATAACTTTGATCGCTTCCAATGCTTGAGCTGCGCCCACCATGCCAACAACAGGCGCCATCACACCAGCTTCAACACAGCTTAGTGCTGCGTTGCCGAACAGAGCGCTCAAACACTGGTAGCAAGGTGCATTGTCATCTTGATAAGTGAATACGCTAATCTGACCTTCCATGCGAATTGCAGCACCAGAAACTAAAGGCGTTTTAGATGCGTAACATAAGCGGTTCAATTGATTGCGCGTTTCAACGTTGTCGCTGGCATCAAGTACTAACGAATGCGCTTCAATGAGCTTTGCTAGTGCCTCGTCATCAAGTCTGTAGTCGACCGTTTCAACTCTAAGGTGTGGGTTTAACACCTGTAATGATTCAGCGGCTGAAACGACTTTCTTCTTACCAATATCAGCATCGGTGTGAAGCACTTGTCGTTGCAAGTTTGAAAGCTCAACAATATCATCGTCGATCAATGTCAGCTTACCAATGCCTGCAGTCGCAAGGTATTGAGCAGAGGCGCAGCCTAAGCCACCTGCACCTAACACCAAAATCGAGCTCTGTTTCAGCGCTTCTTGACCCTCAAAATCAAACTGCTTGAGAATGATCTGGCGGTTATAGCGAAGCATTTCCGCATCAGACAAAATTTCCATCAGCAAGCCTCGTTAGTAAAGCGTCGAGTTAAACAGTTGAATCTGAACCGTTTCACCAACTTCAACACGACCACGTTCGCGCTCTAGTACCACAAAGCAGTTTGCTAAGCTCATTGAGCGGAAAGCACCGGAGCTTTGGTTACCTGTTGTTTCTACGACAAATTGACCGTTTTCAATCGAGTAGATACCACGTTGGTAATCAGTACGGCCAGGGCCTTTTTTGAATGCAGACTTAGTCGTTGCAGGAATAGATTCTGGCGCTGTCCACGCAGTGTGACCGGCAAGTTTAGCCAGCATAGGTTGAACTAACACGTACATCGTCATCATTGCAGACACTGGGTTACCCGGAAGGCCACAGAACCAAGCGTTGTCTAGCTCACCGAATGCGAACGGTTTACCCGGTTTGATTGCTAGTTTCCAAAAGCCGATTTCGCCAAGCTCTTCGAGAATGTCTTTGGTGTAATCCGCTTCGCCGACACTTACGCCACCAGAAGTGACAACTACGTCTGCCAATTCTTGCGCTTTTACAAAGGTTTCTTTAAGTGTTGTAGGGCAATCAGGGATAATACCTAGGTCGATTGCTTCGCAACCAAACGCTTCAATCAGTGGTTTGATACCGTAGCGGTTGCTGTCGTAGATCTGACCGTCTTCAAGAGGCTGACCTAGCGGTTTTAGCTCATCGCCAGTAGAGAAGAACGCGACTTTAGGCTTGTGTGCAACAATCACATGGCTCACACCAAGTGAAGCGATCATTGGAATGTCACGAGGCGTTAAACGTTCACCGCGGCTAAGAACGATATCGCCTTGCTTAATGTCGTCACCCGTAGGGCGAATGTTATTATTCAGTTTGATGTCGTCTTGTTGAATCTCAATGCCTGCATCGGTTTCACGAGTATTTTCTTGCATGATGACTGCATCACAACCTTCCGGGATTTTAGCGCCAGTCATAATGCGAATACAGGTGTTTGCTGGCCATTCGCCTTCAAACGGCTGACCCGCAAAAGACTTACCCGCCAATGGCAGCACTTTACCGTTCTCTAGGTCAGCTAAACGCAGCGCGTAACCGTCCATTGCTGAGTTATCAAAAGGAGGTACAAAAATAGGGGAGAGTATGTCTTCAGCAAGAACGTAGCCCAATGCATCTGCCAATGGCAGAGTTAGAGTCGTTTGAATAGGTTTGATTGGTGACAGCAGCTTATCTAGTGCTTCTTCAATTGGCATTAAGCCCGGAGCGTCGCAACAGCCCATAATTGAAATCCTTTGATCGTTATTGTTTTGATTTTGTGGTTGGCAATGGTGGTTCAATAATGATTAAAACACGCTTTTCGTCAACGAAATTGAAGCCACTTTAGCACAGTTTAGCCCCCGTAAATAATGACCTCCCTTAAAATATGGGTGTATTTATTTAAAATTCCGAGTATCCTTGTCTGCCATCCAGAAGGGGTAACAAAAGAGGAAGTTCAATGTCAGGTCTTAGCGAATCAGCGAAGTTGGTTAAAGATGCGCTAGCAAGCCGCGGTTTAGAGACGCCAATGAGTCCTAACCAGGTTAGCCGAGAAGAGAAAAAGGAACGAATCGAACACCATATGCGTGAGATTCTCACTCTACTCGAACTTGATCTTACGGATGATAGTCTGGAAGAAACACCACACCGCATTGCCAAAATGTATGTGGATGAGATTTTCTCTGGTTTAGATTATGCAAATTTCCCTAAAATTACCGTAATTGAAAACAAGATGGGCGTTCGTGAGATGGTACGTGTAAAAGACATTACCGTGACCAGTACTTGTGAGCACCACTTGGTGACGATTGATGGTAAGACAGCTGTCGCTTACATCCCTCGTGGTAAAATCATTGGTCTGTCTAAGATCAACCGTATCGTGCGCTTCTTTGCACAGCGTCCACAAGTTCAAGAGCGTATGACTCAACAGATCCTTGTCGCTTTGCAAACTTTACTTGAAACAGAAGATGTTGCTGTAACCATGGATGCGGTTCACTACTGCGTTAAATCGCGCGGCGTGATGGACGCAACCAGCGAAACCACCACCACAGCACTGGGCGGTATCTTCAAATCTAACCCAGCGACACGTCACGAGTTCTTACACGGTCTGCGTTAATCGCCTGTGATGTGATAAGCACGATTTAGCCTCAGTAAATCGGTAAACAAGATTCTAAGCCTCGCTCTCAGCGGGGCTTTTTTGTACTTGTAATATGAGTTTTCAGGAGCGTGGATAGGAGATCCCCGACTCAGTCGTTCCTCCTTCTCGGGGATGACGGAGAAGATCGGTTTGCTCATAAGAGAAAATACGAGGGTGGAGGTTCAGTTTGTATTCTATTGTCAGCCTTTTAGAAGCACGCGCTGCCGATCTTGCAGAGTGAGCGACTTAGTCATATTCGTCATTCCCTAAAGCGAGGGACGTATATGGACTCCCCTAGTATTGCAAGGAAACGAGTAAAGGTATGCAAGTGCACGTATATTCGGTTTCTTTATGGGGAGCTACCCCGAACCTCTATGGCTTAATCCACTCAGCAAAAGTTCTTATCGAGCGTGTGGTGTATTATCACCTTCGTCCCTCTCAGAGTTTCTTTTGCTTGCTATGCTTACTCTTTACCATAATTTACTTGCTTACATGGGGGGATTGATGTCTCCCTTAAACTTATAAAATCAACTGTTAAGCGATTAACGTCTCATTATAAGATTGATTGCTTTTCAGCATGGCACAAGCCATTCTGATCGTTTTGTTCGCAAGGGCGACAACCACTTGGTTAAACGACTTTCTTTCTAATAAGTTTCGTATCCAGCAACTTAAGCGATCTTCTTTATCTCGGATATTCGCTACCACCGCTCTTGCTCCATGAACGACAAGAGAGCGTAAGGTTTTATCACCTGATTTACTTATTCCGTGGTTTTTGTTCTTACCACCACTGCCAGTATGAGCCGGAACTAAACCTAAGCTCGCACTAGCTCCTCGACCATTTCTATAGGCCGAAGCGTCACCCAGACGGGAAAAAATGGCACTTGCAATCACCCAACGTACACCTCGTAAAGTGATTAATAACTGGCAAGCGGGTATTTGCTTTGCAAAGTCTATAAGTTGCGATTCAACTCTCTCGATAGGCTCATCAAGATTTAGTAGCTGAGCATGTAATTCTCGGAGAACGAATCGAGTTGTCGGTGTTAATTCATTCTCCATATCTTCGATAACGAAAGGGAGTAGTTCTCGCAGTTTATTGGCTCCTTGTGGGAAGGTAATGCCACATTCCGCTGCATAGCCACGGATACGTAGACTTACTGCCGTGCGTTGTTTTATATAGCTTTGTCTTAAACTCAGCAGCATTGCGATATCTTGCTGCTCCGGTGTTTTTACAGGTACAGCATGAATATCGGAGCGTAAGGAAGCTTCGTAAATCGCGATAGCATCATTAGCATCGTTCTTATTACCACTGCGATACGGCTTCACTTTTTGGGGAGGTATCATTTTGACGGTATGACCACGGCTTTGAAACGTTCGTCCCCAATAATGAGATGCTGCACAGGCCTCTATGCAAATGGTTGCGTCAGAGTGTTGGCTGATGACCGTTAGCATTTTCTTTTTAGACATAGCTTGGTTCAACTTACGCTTGCCATGGCGGTTAAATACCGCGACTTGAAAGACGGATTTGGCTAAATCAATCGAGATTGTGTTAAATTTATTCATGGTATGGGCTCCTGTTTTTGGTTCGCACCTGTAACTTTAGCTGACGCTGTCAGTTGAGGTGGGGAGTCCATACCATTGAGTGTAGTAGGGAATCTGATGTCCAGGAGGAATTGTGGAAACGGTGGTGGGAAAGAGATGCGCTCTACACAGTGCAAAGCGCAAATTTGATTCTAGCTGGTGGAGTGTTTACGACAGGTTAAACA from Vibrio chagasii includes the following:
- a CDS encoding LruC domain-containing protein, whose amino-acid sequence is MRITTLSLLLSAPLVANAAPFDTCPSKAYLFQSTPVQVWGVNLVTGSTTLLEDDTGMNANINGVGFDFEDRYIYGYDTTNKRLVRLGKDFQAEVINTSGLPTDHTFYVGDVYDHVYYLYRTGKGLFTVDLSPLDSDPNATVTVNKIAGSPATVKLTDFAFHPSDGSLYGIDNNSGGLYSFNPTTGAETYIGDTGELGTFGAGYFDVNGYYYVSRNQDGKIYRINLSPDNAANIAAGIVPAVEFVSNGPASGQNDGARCANAPVVDEDSNIDFGDAPDSYLTLLASNGPRHELDGVTWLGTDAPDADLDGYVSPQSDESVGIDDEWVNGGIGFVTGLEAGLDSKVVIEASTTGYLSAWIDWNQDGSFDGANEQVFTDYLLAAGENELFLNVDINALTGTTWARFRFSQQTNLSYFGGSTSGEVVDIQIDVLNDGATARYFPSASGYATLAYEDNWPYKADYDMNDAVIMYRITEILKDGKVVKSTIDGRLAAVGATYKNGFAIRLPNLAPSSVDTVNSYMKHNGVFTDLGMEDGRSEAIFIAAEDLSEKANTSCAFYRTSNACKEDEQFAFQIGINLSGDGVNTASWTDMPYDPFIFATPGYYHGDNLPMHPGRSWEVHLPDQAPTEAFDTVNLFDSGIGVDDSDPATGKYFKTAENHPWALIITSTEEWEWPQEYVDIVTAYPEFKQWAESGGDNNQTWYTSPADNQCYEP
- the moeB gene encoding molybdopterin-synthase adenylyltransferase MoeB, with protein sequence MEILSDAEMLRYNRQIILKQFDFEGQEALKQSSILVLGAGGLGCASAQYLATAGIGKLTLIDDDIVELSNLQRQVLHTDADIGKKKVVSAAESLQVLNPHLRVETVDYRLDDEALAKLIEAHSLVLDASDNVETRNQLNRLCYASKTPLVSGAAIRMEGQISVFTYQDDNAPCYQCLSALFGNAALSCVEAGVMAPVVGMVGAAQALEAIKVIAKFGQPKQGKLLILDAMSHSWREMNLMKMPNCSVCG
- the moeA gene encoding molybdopterin molybdotransferase MoeA, translating into MGCCDAPGLMPIEEALDKLLSPIKPIQTTLTLPLADALGYVLAEDILSPIFVPPFDNSAMDGYALRLADLENGKVLPLAGKSFAGQPFEGEWPANTCIRIMTGAKIPEGCDAVIMQENTRETDAGIEIQQDDIKLNNNIRPTGDDIKQGDIVLSRGERLTPRDIPMIASLGVSHVIVAHKPKVAFFSTGDELKPLGQPLEDGQIYDSNRYGIKPLIEAFGCEAIDLGIIPDCPTTLKETFVKAQELADVVVTSGGVSVGEADYTKDILEELGEIGFWKLAIKPGKPFAFGELDNAWFCGLPGNPVSAMMTMYVLVQPMLAKLAGHTAWTAPESIPATTKSAFKKGPGRTDYQRGIYSIENGQFVVETTGNQSSGAFRSMSLANCFVVLERERGRVEVGETVQIQLFNSTLY
- the folE gene encoding GTP cyclohydrolase I FolE, with the translated sequence MSGLSESAKLVKDALASRGLETPMSPNQVSREEKKERIEHHMREILTLLELDLTDDSLEETPHRIAKMYVDEIFSGLDYANFPKITVIENKMGVREMVRVKDITVTSTCEHHLVTIDGKTAVAYIPRGKIIGLSKINRIVRFFAQRPQVQERMTQQILVALQTLLETEDVAVTMDAVHYCVKSRGVMDATSETTTTALGGIFKSNPATRHEFLHGLR
- a CDS encoding IS110 family RNA-guided transposase — protein: MNKFNTISIDLAKSVFQVAVFNRHGKRKLNQAMSKKKMLTVISQHSDATICIEACAASHYWGRTFQSRGHTVKMIPPQKVKPYRSGNKNDANDAIAIYEASLRSDIHAVPVKTPEQQDIAMLLSLRQSYIKQRTAVSLRIRGYAAECGITFPQGANKLRELLPFVIEDMENELTPTTRFVLRELHAQLLNLDEPIERVESQLIDFAKQIPACQLLITLRGVRWVIASAIFSRLGDASAYRNGRGASASLGLVPAHTGSGGKNKNHGISKSGDKTLRSLVVHGARAVVANIRDKEDRLSCWIRNLLERKSFNQVVVALANKTIRMACAMLKSNQSYNETLIA